The DNA segment TATTGCCAATCAAGCAGCGAAAAGAGAAGAAGCCTAATACACTCATATATGAAAGCGATTACACTAAATGGAGGGAGTAAATTGAATTGAACTATAAGGAAATGATTACAAGCCCTTATCACGGCATCATTGAAGAGATATGCATTCAGTCAAATAGTAGAATATATGAATGGGAGTCTTTGTTTATCGTTCGAACAGATGAGGACACTATTAAAACAGTCGCTACAGGAATGAGTGGATCGGTCCACTCATTAGAAGTCAAGATAGGCGAGGAAGTTATACCAGGAATGGTACTGGCCTATATTGAAGAAGACCTTGTTGTTAGTGGCAGTGATTAAAAATATGAAGGAGTAATGGAGAAGATGGAGAAATTTTATCTTCTCCATTTTTAATTGAGAATGACACATCTGATTTAAACGTAGAGTTTTCCGGAAAATTTCTAAATTTGCTATAATAGGTAGGTGTATTGCCATGGGAAGGAGCGTTATAGATGAATCATACAATAAGCGATAAACTAAGTCCCCTTTTTTGTATATCTGTGGACCCCCGGGAGAAGATTGGAAACGGCAGCTAGCTGAAATAAGAGAACCTTTCGTATTTCTGAAAAAGGACAATCAAGTTTATGCTTATGTTTATTTGGATGACCTGACTGTCGATGGGAAGGGCGGTTCGGAACTGACGATTGAATCTCTTCAATTTCATGCCATTCCTATCAGTAATGTCGGCGAGTTAAAGCCTGGTCATTCAGCTTCCTTACCATTCATTTTCCAGATACTTGGGGAACATATTACATTGATTAAAAATGATAAAAACGACTATAGCGGCTATATTCGAAGAGAGGATGCTCTTGTTGAGTTGTTTCGTCAGGATAATAATATCAACCTTTTAAAGGTGATGTTATCTTCCATTCCAATGGGGATTTTCGTTGTTGATCGTGAGAAAAAGATCGTTAATTGTAATGAATCTGGATTGAAAATGATCAAGTCATCCAACCAACAAGTCATCAATGTAGATGCTGGAGAAGTATTTAATCAAGCACACATAGACCAAGCATTATCGACAGGGGAAACCTTGCTCAACCAACTCCACATTACCGACGAAATGGGCGTTCTTGTCGATTATAGCCCGATTATAAATGATCATAAGCAAGTCGATGGGATGATCATTATTGTCCAGGACTTGCCGATGGTCGAAGACATGGCGATGGAAATTGAATATGTCAAAGATCTCAATACCGATTTGAATGCGATCCTAGCTACGATGTATGACGAAATTTTAGTAGTGAATCGTGAGGGGGAGCTGCTTCGGTACAGCGATAATTTTATTCCCGATTTTTGGGGTGTTTCTGATTTAAAAGAAATGGTCGGGAAAAACCTGCTTGAATTTGAAAAGCAAGGGGTATTCAGTCCATCTGTCGTAAGGCTGGTACTTGATAAGAAGAAGAAAGTTTCTGTCGTTCAAACGACACCAAAGGGGAAAAGTGTATTGGCTGTAGGGAATCCTGTTTTCAATGAAAATGGTGACATTCATCGAATCATTGTTGCATCAAGGGATATCACTGAAACGAAGAAACTCAAATCTGAATTAAGAGAAACCAAACGCATGTCTAAAAACTACAAAGAAGAATTAGAGAAATTGAAAAATAGCAATCATGTTATGAAAAAAATCATTTATTGCAGCCCTCAAATGGAACAAGTCATGGTTAAAACAAAAAAATTAGCCGATTTTGATTCTACGGTTTTGATACTAGGTGAATCCGGCGTCGGTAAGGAATTGATCGCTAAGTCCATTCATAAAGAAGGACACCGTGTGGAAAAACCTTTTCTGACAGTTAATTGTGGGGCCATTTCTGAAGAATTGTTGGAAAGTGAGCTGTTCGGTTATAAGAAAGGCGCTTTTACAGGAGCAGATACAAAAGGCAAAGTTGGTTTTTTTGAACAAGCAGACAAGGGGATATTGTTTTTAGATGAGATCGGTGAAATCCCGTTGCGGCTTCAGGTGAAATTGTTAAGGGTTTTGCAAGAAAAAGAAGTGACTCCCGTTGGCAGCACGAAGCCTATTCCGATTGATGTGCAAATCATTGCTGCAACAAACCGGGATTTAGAGAAAATGGTGAAGGAAGGCTCGTTTCGGGAAGATTTATATTACCGAATCAATGTCATTCCCATTCAAGTTCCACCTTTAAGGGAAAGACCTGAGGACGTGCCATTATTGGCGTTTCATTTCATCCAGCAATTAAATGAGCAATACAATAAAAGCTATCATCTGTCTCCAGAAGCTCTTAATCTTTTGGAAGTGTACGATTGGCCTGGGAACATCAGGGAACTGCAGAATTTAATAGAACGGCTTGTCGTTACAGCTGATGATGATGTCATTAGTGCTGATTTCGTCAATCAATCCTTGAAGTTTGGGGAAAGCAAGCATTCGAAACCGATGATCACCGGCATCCTTCCTTACCACGAAGCACAAGAGTATGTGGAGGAACAATTGATCATGCTCGCCATGAAAAAATATAAAACAACGACAAAAGCGGCGAAGGCACTTGAGATCAGTCAATCTGCCGTAAGCCGCAAGTATCAGAAAATCCTCCAGAAAAAAGTGGATAGGGAAGCACTTCATTAGTATTCCTTTATTAATATATAGAAGTTGCCTTTCTTTTTAGAAGGGTAGCTTTTTTATGCGGATTATACTAACCCTATGCATTTATTCATAACATTTGAATGACGGTTACTTTTCTGATCACCGATCCAATCGGAATGTTACGGAATAAGAATATGGCATAGAACTTGCATTAAATAATAGTGAAACAATTATAAATTCTGGAGGTTTTATACATGACTGATCAACTATCCTTTAAAAATTCAAAACAATCAGAGTTAGAGGAGTTGGATAAGAAACACTATCTGCATCCGACAACCATTCCTAAAACCCATGTCAATCAAGGTCCTAAACTTACTTTTTCGGAAGGTGAAGGGATCTATGTAAAAGATTTGAATGGTGAAAAATATATCGATGGACTTTCGATGCTTTGGAATGTCAATCTTGGGCATGGTCAGCAAGAACTTGCTGAAGCAGCGAAAGAACAAATGTCTAAATTGGCGTTCAGCTCGTCATTTGCCGGATACTCGAATGAACCTGCTGTCAGGTTGGCTGAGAAACTTGCATCCATGGCTCCTGGTGATTTGAATTCCATTTTTTATACGTCTGGCGGTTCGGAAGCAAATGACACCGCTTTCAAATTATCTCGTTTTTACTGGACATTGAAAGGAAAGCCTGAAAAAACAAAGATCATCGGTATCAAGCAGGCTTATCATGGGGTGACCATTGCGGCTCAAACAGCTACTTCAATCCCATTGTTCCATGAGTTTTCCGGTTCAAAGATATCCGAAGTATTCCATGCCAATTCACATCTGACGAATTGTGAACGAGGCGACAAAAGTGATCCGAACTATGAAGGATGTATTCGGGATATCGTTGAAAAAGAAGGGGCAGACACGATTGCTGCTGTCATCATCGAGCCTGTTCAAGGGTCTGGTGGCGTACATGTTCCTCCGGAAGGTTACTTGGAAGCGGTCAGAGACCTTTGTGATGAATATGGTATTTTGTTTATCGCGGATGAAGTAATCTGTGGGTTCGGACGTACCGGAACAATGTTCGGTGTGGAAAACTGGGATGTTGTCCCTGATTTGATGAGTGTGGCCAAAGGGATTTCAAGTGGATACTCTCAGCTAGGCGGCGTTCTGATCAAAGAAAGTATCCGGGATGTGCTCGTCCGGTATGATCAAGTTTTGGCTCATGGCTTCACTTACAGCGGTCATCCTACGGCTTGTGCGGTTGCGTTGAAGAATATTGAAATCTTGGAACGTGACCAAATTGTAGCCAACACGAAAAACATGGAACATGAACTAAAGGCAGGGTTTGAATATCTAAAAGCTAAACACCCTACTGTCACAAAAACGAGAGCACTGGGACTGTTAGCCGGTTTTGAACTGTATGCCGACCGTGACAAGGGTATCCCCTTCGACTCATCGATTCATCCGTCGGCCGAGGTAGTGGAAGAGTGCTTCAAACGTAAACTAATCCTAAGAGCACTTTCCTCAAATGTAGGAAGGAACATTGTTGCCATCGCACCGCCGCTGATCATTAACAAACAACAAATGGACGACATGATCAATATTATAGACGATTCTATCACTGTATTTGAAAAGAAATTTTGTTAAAACTAGCATTGAAAGGAGCCGTCATTAATGATTAAGAAGCTGATACTTCAAGGTTCTCCAAGAGAAATAGGCAAGCAGCATGGAAATCAGGGAAAAGCGGAAGTGCTGAAAAGTTTGGAGACGTACGAGAAATTGTTTCACGGATATAAAGGCATCAGCTGGGAGGAAGCCAGGGAAATTGCGCGTGAGCATCTACCGGCAATCGAGAAGTACGATAAGCAGCTGATTGAGGAAATGGAGGGGGTCGCTGAAGGAGCAGGGGTGGAATTTGAAGATATTCTAGCACTGAACGCGCGAAGTGAAATTGCGTTAGCTAACTATAGAGGAGCAAATTTCTCTGATGGTTGTACGGCCATCGCTGTGACAGCCCCGTTAACGATGGAAACGATCATCGGGCAAAATTGGGACTGGAAAGCTGAGCAAAAGGAAAGCCTTCTGCTGCTTGAAATTCACAATCAATCGAAGCCTGTGATAACTATGGTGACCGAGGGGGCATCATCGGGAAAATCGGCTTTAATTCTGCTGGAATCGGTCTTTGCTTTAATGCACTGTTGACAGATAAAAAGTCGAGTGAAGTTCCCATCCATCTTGGGTTGCGCAGCGTGTTGAATTCGAGTTCTTTACATGAAGCCATCTCGAAGATTAAAGGTGGCCAAATAGCCGCCGCTGCTAGTTTTTTAATTGGAATCGACGAAGGAGAGGGGAATGGCATGGCCTTGAACGTGGAGGTCTCGCCATTTGGGATTGATATGGTAGGAGGAAATGAAGGTAAGTTAGTCCATACCAATCACTTAGTCTCTTCTGACCTTAAACAAAATCTTAAAGACATGAGCGAATTTGTCTTCGATGATTCGATGATCCGTAAAAAGAGGGCCGAACAGTTAATAGATTCAAAGATTGCCCAGCAAAAACCAATTAATGAGGCAGCGTTTAAGGAATGGCTTGCAGATCAATTCAATACACCGAATTCCATCGATCATTATGAAAACTTGCGTGCTCCTGAACATCGGCGCATGGAAACAGTGTTTTCTATCATTATGAATTTATCAGAAAGAAAAGTATTTCTTTGTGTCGGGCATCCGTCTGACGCACAATTTGAAGAAATACAGTAAGGAGGGGATCACATGCTTTATGTCAATGGAGAATGGAAACAAGCAAACTCCGGGAAAACCATCGAGGTAACGAACCCGGCAACAGGTGAGTTGATCGACAAAGTAGCAGCAGGTGGCCGTGAGGAGACGATCGAGGCCATAGAATCAGCGAAAGCAGCCTTCAAGACATGGAAAAGAGTAACTGGCCAAGAGCGAGGCAATTATTTGGCTCAAGTTTCTTCGAAAATGAGGGGAAAGCTGGATGAAATTGCAGAAACCATCACACTTGAGATGGGAAAACCTTTCCCTGACGCAAAGAGAGAAGTCCTTGGGGCGATCAGCTACGTGGATTGGTATGCAGAAGAGGCGAAGAGGGGATATGGAGAAATCGTTCCTGCCTCCCATCCTGACAAACAGCTGATGGTTCTCAGGGAGCCAATTGGTGTAACCGCTGCGATCACGCCATGGAATTTCCCGGCGTCGATGATTACTCGTAAGATTGCTCCGGCCATCGCGGCTGGATGTACCGTTGTATTGAAACCAGCCCCCTCTACCCCGATATCGGCCATCAAGGTGTTTGAATGTTTTCATGAAGCCGGGCTTCCGAAGGGTGTAGCCAACTTGGTCATCGGTCAAGCTGAGGAAATCGGACCTGAACTGACCCAGCATCCTGACGTGCGCAAGCTGACCTTCACTGGGTCGACCCATGTCGGGAAAAAGCTGCTCCGCGACTCTGCAGACACCGTTAAAAAGGTTTCGATGGAGCTTGGCGGGCATGCACCGCTGATTGTATTTGAGGATGCCAATATCGATGCTGCTGTAGAAGGTGTTTTACTGACGAAATTCAAAAACTCCGGTCAAACGTGTATCAGTACCAATCGTGTTTATGTCGCTGATAGCATTGCGAAGAATTTCAGCCAAAAATTAGCTGAAAAAGTGTCACAGTTAAGGGTTGGTAATGGAATAGAAAACGGTGTGGATGTCGGTCCGCTCATCAACGAGCAGGCATTGGAGAAAGTCGAAAGTCATGTGGAAGATGCACGTAAGCATAATGGAGTTGTTCTTTGTGGAGGAAAGCGATATACGGGAAACTTACCGAATGGCCATTTCTATGAGCCTACCGTGATCAATCAAGCTCATGATCAAATGAAGATCGCTCAAGAGGAAACCTTTGGGCCCGTGGCACCGATATTTACGTTTAAAGATGAAGCAGAAATTATTGAGAGAGCCAATCATGCTAGCTACGGACTAGCCGCCTACTGTTTCACGAAAGACTTGGCCAGGGGCCACCGGATGATGCGTGAACTGGAGTATGGCATCGTTGGAATCAATGATCCCTTGCCTATCGTTGCTCAAGCACCTTTTGGCGGTATTAAGGAAAGCGGCATAGGCAAAGAAGGTGGAAAATCTGGAATGATGGAGTATTTGGAAGAGAAGTTTGTCTCTATTCATACAGGAGAGTGACAGGGAAAGAAATTTTGAAAGGGGAGAAAACATTCATGTCAAACATCAACCTGAATAGGTCAGAGAAAAAAATCGTCATTCGCAACACCACACTGGAAGATCTTGATGAAGTTGCTGCCCTATCCGATAACAGTTTCGGTCCGGACATAGCGTTCAAACGGGAACATTTTGCGAGCCAATCTAAAATTTTTCCAGAAGGACAAATCATTGTGGAGTTCGAGGGGAAAATCGTCGGTTCTTCTTCGAGCCTGATCGTTAATTTTGACGAGTATACAGACAAACATTCCTATGTTGAAATTTCGGACCATGGCTATATTCGTAATCATAATCCAGACGGGGTCAACCTCTATGGCGTTGAAGTATGTGTTCATCCTGATTACAGACAATTGAAGCTAGGGCGCCGTCTATATGATGCTAGAAAACAACTGTGTAAGGATTTGAATCTGAAAAGTATTATCATCGGCGGTCGGATTCCATACTACCACAAGTATGCCGATCAGATGTCGGCGCAGGAGTACGCCGACCAAGTGATGAAGAAAAACATCTACGACCCTGTGATGACGTTTCAAATGAAGAACGGTTTCGTATTGAATGAAATGATCCCTGGTTACTTGCCGGGTGATGATGCATCTTTAGAATATGCGACATCAATGGAATGGCATAATGAGGACTACAACTCTTTGGGATAGATCATAATAGCAGGGAATCCTATCAGTATCGTTTTCCTCTTTAAAAAAAGGGGAGACTCGGTGGTCCATCTTTATTGTCAAAATTAAAGAGAGGGACTATTTCTGTAATTTCGTCAAAAAACGTTTTGGTCAGAATCTTTTGCTATTAGGGAAGAATCAGCTTGTTTTTAGGAGGAATCTTAATGATCTTGGGTAGAATTCTCAGCTTTTTTGATAGAATCAGGGAGGTTAGGTCAGAAATAGAATCCATTTAGCTTTTGGGTAGAATCCCGAATCATTTCTCTCATGGTACCCCAGATTAAAGGTCCTCTTGAACATTAAAAACCCGATAAACGGATTATCCATTTATCGGGTCCTAGCTTAGCATTTCAAAATCTGTACTATTTTAAGTTCTCGCTAATATACTTAATGATTTTTCGGATTTCCTTAGGATGAGGGCGGCCGAACGGGCTAGTTTGCCGCTGTTGGTAAAGAAGGTTTCCTTGGCTATCCGTCAAAAAATAGGCTGGCTCCCCGTGTGTGCCGTGATCTTCATACGGATCATCCGCCCCGTGATAGTGGACATCGTATTGGGCTAATACAGTGAGATCTTCGTCAGCCAGCACTGGAAATGAAAATCCGTGCTCATCGACCATCTTTTTCAGACTTTCCATATTATCTGTTGAGATCGTTGTTAGTTTAATTTTTTTATCTTCGAAATAGCCTTTGCTTTCTTCAAATTCTTTTAATTCTTCCATACATGCCGGGCACCATGATCCTCTGAAGTAAACGAGTAAATGCCAGTTTCCTTCATTAGCATTACGATACTCCTCAAATGAATATTCTTCTCCTGAAACAGCAGGCAAATTAAAATTTGGTATTTTTTCTCCTAATTTAAAAACGCTCATATGTGAGCCTCCTATTTTAAAGGTTATACCTATCTATACCCATTTTTGATCAATGTTAAATCCAACGGGATAGACCAATGTTAATTTTTAAGAGTAAAGCTGCTGTCAATGCCGTAAAAATCGACTGTATTTTGGTACAACTGCTTATACATTTCATTCAATGGAAGAGATTTAATCTCAGCTATTTTACGAATGGATTCATGAATCATTTTTGGATGTGTTCGTTCATCTTTGAATTTCCCTTCAAATGGCCAAGGTCCGTCTGTCTCGACCATCATTAACTCGAGAGGATATTGCTCGATAAGCTGCTGAATTTCTAATTCATATAAACAGTCGGGTGTAACAGAAATGTAGCAGCGATTCTCGATCAAACGTTGAATCGTTGCAGCAGAGCCCTTAAACCAGTGGAAATGAGCTTTTCTCACAGCATATTTTTCTAGTAAGTCACAAGCAATATCCGCATCTTCATAAATAGCATGAAGGATGATAGGTTTGTCCAACTTGACGGCAAGCCTTATAAATTGTTCAAGCATTTCTATATAAGGCGTTAGTGATAGGGTTGCGTCTTTTTTTCGGGAATAGTAAGGGAGACCGACTTCTCCAATGGCCACTATTTCTTCTTTATGTTTTTTAATAAGTGTAAAAATCTTCTCAAGTTGATTATTGTCAGGCAATTCCTGCTCGGGGTGAAAGCCAATTGCTGATTTAATTCTTTTGTCTTTTTGAGCAAGCTGCAAATTCTTCCGTGCGGATTCTGCGTGATTAGATACGGAGAGGAGGCTGTCTACGTGGAAAAGTTCCAGCTCCTTCAGCATCTTCTTCCGTGATTCCTCGCTGTACATATCTAAGTGAATGTGGGCATCGATGATAGGTTGCTTCACTAAAGTTCCCTCAGTTCGTTGAAAATTGTTTTCTTCCATTCCAAGAATTCATGGCTGAGCATTAATGCTTCTTCTCTAGGCCGCTTAAAAGGAATGGTGTACTCTTTTTGTACATGAGCGGGTTTATCCGAGAGTACGATGATGCGATCAGATAAAAAGAGAGCTTCTTCAATATTGTGGGTAACAAATAAAATCGAGCGTTTATATTGTTCCCAAATGGACAACAGCCATTTTTGCATTTCAAGTCTCGTAAATTCATCGAGTGCAGAAAACGGTTCATCCAGACAGATAAGAGATTGAGGACTAAGCAGGCTCCTGATAAAGGAAGCACGCTGTTTCATGCCGCCAGACAACTGGCTTGGGTAAGCTGATTCATATCCGCTCAGTCCGGCTTTTTGAATCATCTCCATGGCCCTGTCCGAATCGCGTCTCCCGACAATTTCTCCGCCCAGCAGCACATTATCTAAAATGGTTCGCCAAGGAAGAAGGGAGGGGGTTTGCGGCATATAGCTGATGGCTCCTTTTTCACCGGTAATCAACTTATTGTCAAGGTAGATATCGCCATGATCAGGAGGATAAAGACCTCCAATCATATGGAAAAGAGTACTCTTTCCGCTGCCAGATGGTCCCAAGATCGATACGAATTCAGCGTCATCGACAGTAAGGGATAGGTCCCAATGATGGACTGGGAACCAAATGTTTTTGATAAATGTTTGATCGAAAGCTTAGCCATGCTGCTGATCGGCCTCCTTTGACTGCCATTTGGTGAGTGCTTTTTCAATCTGGGAAATGATGCCAAATAATAATAAGCTTAACACCATGATTAAACAAATCGCTACGAATACGCGGTCTGTTCGAAAGGAGGAAGAAGCAAGTGTCATATACACACCAATCCCTTCATTAGCTCCGAGCCATTCGGAAATGACGGCACCCATCACACTGTACGTAGCGGAGATCTTCAACCCGGAGAAAATCGACGGAATCGCATGAGGCCATTGTAATTTACGAAAAATCTGTGCTTTTGAAGCTCCGGCCATTTTCATATAGTGCATGAGTTCTTGATTGGTTTGTCTCAATCCATCCATCGTGGCTACGGCAATTGGGAAGAAGCAGACGAGCACGATGACGATCACTTTCGGCAGCCAGCCAAAGCCGAACCAGATCACTAGCAGCGGAGCAAGTACGATGATCGGAATATTTTGCGATAAAATGAGAAGGGGATAGATGGCTTCCCTTAGTTTAGGGATCATATGCAGGAGGATTGCTACGAGCAACCCAAAACTTGAGCCGATAGCGAACCCTAGTAACGTTAGTTGAATGGTTGAGAACAGATGATGGCTGTACTGAGACCAGCCACTGATGGCTTCCTGCCAGATTAAGGAGGGAGCGGGCAGCAGCCACTCAGGCACATCGAACATACGACTGCTTCCTTCCCAAATGATAAGCAAAAGGATGAGGACCAATGCTGGTCTCCATCCTTTATGAATGAGCTTTTTCATCAACGGTATTTCTCCGTCAATGAGTCCATAGAAGCCCCGATCGGTTGGTATAGTACTTTAATTTGTGAGATGACATTGGTTGAGCCCTTCTCCACCATCGCCTCATTTACTTTTTCAATTAAAGGTAAAATCTCTGAAAGGTTGCCCTCGATCGTGGTTTCCAGTGGGTGAACCTCATATTTCAGTCCGGATGCGTCAATGACTGAGATAGCGTGATCAACATATGGAATCACGTCTTCCCCCTCTTTCGTCTTAGGTAGAATTTGAATACTTACTAGTGAATTAGTCATTTTATCGTCCTCCTTTATATAATGTGGGGCCGCGTTGCTAGGATTGCAAGCTAGTGGACAACGGTTTATTCCATTAGTCTTCGAAATAGGTGCTTAACACTTATTTTTCGGGCAAAAATTCATTCGTAAAAGCATCCTTTGCTTTCAACTTCTTATCAAGTAAATCATGGTTATACATCCATTCAGCGTAATTCTCCCAAACACTTAAATCCTGCTGCCCCCATTGATCTGCATCATCCTGATATTTAGGAGACAACCATTTCTGGCTTGCCTTCACAAGTTTAGGATCAAGGTCGGGAACGGATTCTATCAAAATATCAGCAGCCTTGTCTGGTTGATCAATCGCATATTGATAGCCTTTTGATACAGCTGCCATAAACGCTTCCACGGTCTCAGGGCTGTCTGCGATCATTTTTTCATTCGTTGTTAAAACGGGTGTATAGTAATCTAGTTTGTCGGAATAATCGGTTAAGTACATCATGTTCAATTCTTGTCCGCGAAGTTCTGCCTCAACACCTGTCCAGCCGTAGTAGATCCAGGCGAAGTCAACGTCTCGCTTGATGGCTGTGAAAAAGTCTGTGTTCCCCATATTGATAATGTCGACTTTCTCAACATCTGCGTTTTCTTTTTGCATTAAAGACGAGAGGACAGCTTTCTCTACAGGGGCACCCCAGCCGCCATATGTTTTGCCTTCAAAGTCTTCAGGAGATGTAATATTTTTCTCCTTTGGTGAAGCGAATCCAGACGTATTATGTTGAATGATCGCTCCAATAGAGACAATCGGAATATCCTGAACACGGGCCTCTGTTAATGTTTCCTGGGCACTAATACCGAAATCAGCTTGGCCAGAGGCGACGAGTTGGTCTGCCCCAGCTTCACCAGGCAGCATAATTTCGACATCTAATCCCTGTTCTTCAAAATATCCTTTAGCCTTGGCCACATAAAGCCCTGTATGGTTTGTGTTTGGTGTCCAGTCCAGCACAAGTTTAATGTCTTGAATTGTATTTTCGCTTGACGACGCACCAGTCTGTTCTTCCTCGCCACCCGAACAGGCAGTTAATACAAACAGGGTAAAGATCGATAGTAGAAGCTTCTTCATTTCGTT comes from the Halobacillus shinanisalinarum genome and includes:
- a CDS encoding aminotransferase family protein; this translates as MTDQLSFKNSKQSELEELDKKHYLHPTTIPKTHVNQGPKLTFSEGEGIYVKDLNGEKYIDGLSMLWNVNLGHGQQELAEAAKEQMSKLAFSSSFAGYSNEPAVRLAEKLASMAPGDLNSIFYTSGGSEANDTAFKLSRFYWTLKGKPEKTKIIGIKQAYHGVTIAAQTATSIPLFHEFSGSKISEVFHANSHLTNCERGDKSDPNYEGCIRDIVEKEGADTIAAVIIEPVQGSGGVHVPPEGYLEAVRDLCDEYGILFIADEVICGFGRTGTMFGVENWDVVPDLMSVAKGISSGYSQLGGVLIKESIRDVLVRYDQVLAHGFTYSGHPTACAVALKNIEILERDQIVANTKNMEHELKAGFEYLKAKHPTVTKTRALGLLAGFELYADRDKGIPFDSSIHPSAEVVEECFKRKLILRALSSNVGRNIVAIAPPLIINKQQMDDMINIIDDSITVFEKKFC
- a CDS encoding NAD-dependent succinate-semialdehyde dehydrogenase — encoded protein: MLYVNGEWKQANSGKTIEVTNPATGELIDKVAAGGREETIEAIESAKAAFKTWKRVTGQERGNYLAQVSSKMRGKLDEIAETITLEMGKPFPDAKREVLGAISYVDWYAEEAKRGYGEIVPASHPDKQLMVLREPIGVTAAITPWNFPASMITRKIAPAIAAGCTVVLKPAPSTPISAIKVFECFHEAGLPKGVANLVIGQAEEIGPELTQHPDVRKLTFTGSTHVGKKLLRDSADTVKKVSMELGGHAPLIVFEDANIDAAVEGVLLTKFKNSGQTCISTNRVYVADSIAKNFSQKLAEKVSQLRVGNGIENGVDVGPLINEQALEKVESHVEDARKHNGVVLCGGKRYTGNLPNGHFYEPTVINQAHDQMKIAQEETFGPVAPIFTFKDEAEIIERANHASYGLAAYCFTKDLARGHRMMRELEYGIVGINDPLPIVAQAPFGGIKESGIGKEGGKSGMMEYLEEKFVSIHTGE
- a CDS encoding GNAT family N-acetyltransferase, whose protein sequence is MSNINLNRSEKKIVIRNTTLEDLDEVAALSDNSFGPDIAFKREHFASQSKIFPEGQIIVEFEGKIVGSSSSLIVNFDEYTDKHSYVEISDHGYIRNHNPDGVNLYGVEVCVHPDYRQLKLGRRLYDARKQLCKDLNLKSIIIGGRIPYYHKYADQMSAQEYADQVMKKNIYDPVMTFQMKNGFVLNEMIPGYLPGDDASLEYATSMEWHNEDYNSLG
- a CDS encoding peroxiredoxin family protein, with amino-acid sequence MSVFKLGEKIPNFNLPAVSGEEYSFEEYRNANEGNWHLLVYFRGSWCPACMEELKEFEESKGYFEDKKIKLTTISTDNMESLKKMVDEHGFSFPVLADEDLTVLAQYDVHYHGADDPYEDHGTHGEPAYFLTDSQGNLLYQQRQTSPFGRPHPKEIRKIIKYISENLK
- a CDS encoding TatD family hydrolase, with the protein product MKQPIIDAHIHLDMYSEESRKKMLKELELFHVDSLLSVSNHAESARKNLQLAQKDKRIKSAIGFHPEQELPDNNQLEKIFTLIKKHKEEIVAIGEVGLPYYSRKKDATLSLTPYIEMLEQFIRLAVKLDKPIILHAIYEDADIACDLLEKYAVRKAHFHWFKGSAATIQRLIENRCYISVTPDCLYELEIQQLIEQYPLELMMVETDGPWPFEGKFKDERTHPKMIHESIRKIAEIKSLPLNEMYKQLYQNTVDFYGIDSSFTLKN
- a CDS encoding ABC transporter permease gives rise to the protein MKKLIHKGWRPALVLILLLIIWEGSSRMFDVPEWLLPAPSLIWQEAISGWSQYSHHLFSTIQLTLLGFAIGSSFGLLVAILLHMIPKLREAIYPLLILSQNIPIIVLAPLLVIWFGFGWLPKVIVIVLVCFFPIAVATMDGLRQTNQELMHYMKMAGASKAQIFRKLQWPHAIPSIFSGLKISATYSVMGAVISEWLGANEGIGVYMTLASSSFRTDRVFVAICLIMVLSLLLFGIISQIEKALTKWQSKEADQQHG
- a CDS encoding thiamine-binding protein produces the protein MTNSLVSIQILPKTKEGEDVIPYVDHAISVIDASGLKYEVHPLETTIEGNLSEILPLIEKVNEAMVEKGSTNVISQIKVLYQPIGASMDSLTEKYR
- a CDS encoding ABC transporter substrate-binding protein, translating into MKKLLLSIFTLFVLTACSGGEEEQTGASSSENTIQDIKLVLDWTPNTNHTGLYVAKAKGYFEEQGLDVEIMLPGEAGADQLVASGQADFGISAQETLTEARVQDIPIVSIGAIIQHNTSGFASPKEKNITSPEDFEGKTYGGWGAPVEKAVLSSLMQKENADVEKVDIINMGNTDFFTAIKRDVDFAWIYYGWTGVEAELRGQELNMMYLTDYSDKLDYYTPVLTTNEKMIADSPETVEAFMAAVSKGYQYAIDQPDKAADILIESVPDLDPKLVKASQKWLSPKYQDDADQWGQQDLSVWENYAEWMYNHDLLDKKLKAKDAFTNEFLPEK